From Lolium perenne isolate Kyuss_39 chromosome 5, Kyuss_2.0, whole genome shotgun sequence, a single genomic window includes:
- the LOC127298098 gene encoding uncharacterized protein yields MGMPSVKARAMPGFQHTPPGSCCFDDVGMPPEHMRAFEAYLEKVVPVDMIVASRREEDARLRRGGKPRSYDDDVKEKLKLWAKAVAENTTGVRVINSCMRG; encoded by the coding sequence ATGGGCATGCCGTCCGTCAAGGCGCGGGCAATGCCCGGCTTCCAGCACACGCCTCCGGGCTCGTGCTGCTTCGACGACGTCGGCATGCCGCCGGAGCACATGCGCGCCTTCGAGGCGTACCTCGAGAAGGTGGTGCCGGTGGACATGATCGTGGCGTCGCGGCGGGAGGAGGACGCGCGTCTCCGGCGTGGGGGCAAGCCGAGGAGCTACGACGACGACGTGAAAGAGAAGCTCAAGCTGTGGGCCAAGGCAGTGGCCGAGAACACGACGGGTGTGCGTGTAATTAACTCATGCATGAGAGGATAG